The Methanobacterium petrolearium genome contains the following window.
TGATTCTGGAAAATGTAACCTTTAACTATTTAATTCTATTTTTTTGTCATCAATATATTTAATTTGATTGTAATAAGGAGTTTAATTGTAATCAAAGATTTATGTAAACTAATGGTTGTGGTAATGCTTTAAGTAACCTAAAAAACTGTTATCTTCATTATTTTTAAGTGTTAAGAAAAATTCATCACCACAGTTTATAAGATTAGGCTGATGGTTATAATTTCCAATATCTTCCCTTAAAACCTATTTTTCCACATAATTTTCCATTTAATCATGAGAAAACACAAATATTTAAAACTAATAACAATATATAAGGATTAAAAAAAATAAGGGAAATATCATTTTATGTTTTAAATTAAGTATAATGGGTTTTTGGTGAATCAATGAAATGGCAGGTTATATTAATAGCAGTCCTGGCAATATTTGGGGTTTATCTTGTTATCTCGACAGCTGTAGGTCCGTTTGAACCCGTGGGTAGATTGGCATTTGTAAAACTTGCCAATCCTGACATGTATCCTGGACATCCTCATTCTAAACTTTTAGCACAATATGCGGAGGAAAGAGGCTCTAAATGTGCCCTGGTTGTTCATTTTGCCGGGGATTCCAATTACCGTCATTACAAGGAGGGGGATGTGATGATAATAGAATTGGCATTAATTGACACTGAGGGCACTGGTGCTGCCGATCCTACTGACTATTTAGATTCACTTAAACTGTTTTTATACGGCCCTGACGAGGGTAGGTATAAATTCAGGGCAGATGGGATTGAATTTAATAGTTGGAGTGAGGCTCGTGAATACGTTCTAGAATTAGCAGCTGAAAATGGGCAACAGGGCCCCATGCCCATGGTTTGGCATGGAACGGCACGATCAGGGAATCCTATATTCATTCAGGGTTGTGGTTTTCCACTTTACTTCTATATCACCTGGCAGGAATACGGCAGATTCGCTGCCTATTATTATATTGTAAAGGGCATGATGACTCCTTATATAAGTTTACCTTACCGGAACTACGAATTATTGCATTCCTCTGAATTACAGTATTATTACACTAATAATATGCTTAATTATCAGTAAATCAATATTATGAGGATGAGGGAATGTTAAACATGGAAATTAATAAATATAGAAGGAGAACCAATAATATAGTCCCTGTAATCCAATTCTCCTTTTTTACTTTTTGAGAAAATTCTTCTATTATTCGCTATGGTTCTTCTACTAAATTGAAATTTTATTCGTTTTTATTTTCCTTTAAAATAATCTCTTCAATTAATTGTAATGGGGCGTCAGTTTTCACACCGTTGGGATTAAAATGAGTTCTGGAAACATGGTGTCCTTTTTTTTCAACAGAATCCATGATGAACTTCAGTGGAAGGGCACTGGTCTTCAACTTCCGGCAAATAACATGCAGATCATAAAAAGTGGGCGGGGCAAGGGACTCATCAAAACACCTTTCCAGGAGTTTTAAAACCTTATTTTCTGTGTTTAAATTGAGATGGGGAACCAATTCTAGCATATTACTCAAAAAATCGGGATTTTGTATTTCCCCACACCATAGAGGACCACCAACATTCCAGACCTCACCACATTCAGGACACTTAAATGGTATAAGGGGACTTATTCCTTTGAAAATCTGACGGTTAAGGCATTTAGAGCAGTGTGCTATGTGTCCAAGGTTTTCTAAGGATTGGTCTGTTTGTTTAGCTCCTTTTCCGACCAGGGCATAGATACGCATGTAGTGTTCCGTGCTGTGGGAGAATTGGAACTCCAAATGCTTTTTATACTTTGAAAAAGTGCGGCATAGGAATCCTGCGAGTATTCTAATACCGGTTTCATGGCAGTATTCATTTTTCATGGGTTTCGCACTGTATTTTCTGATACAGGGATTTTTATAGGTGCCACAAAGGGCGGATGTGTCTGTGGCAGTGACACAAATCATTCCACCTGCCTTCAAACTGGAAGCAGCAGAATCAACATAGGGTGAGGGAGTGCCAAAAGGGTCAATATCCACCACATCGAACTTACCTCCACATTTACGCAGTAA
Protein-coding sequences here:
- a CDS encoding tRNA (guanine(10)-N(2))-dimethyltransferase encodes the protein MDFLYIEEGDVRIKIPQFEKVSSRVPVFYNPAMELNRDLSVAALTVYRQMKDDDIKICDAFGGSGIRGIRYSKEIKGVGMAVVNDLNPLAVEIARENVTRNDLSNVKVCRDDANLLLRKCGGKFDVVDIDPFGTPSPYVDSAASSLKAGGMICVTATDTSALCGTYKNPCIRKYSAKPMKNEYCHETGIRILAGFLCRTFSKYKKHLEFQFSHSTEHYMRIYALVGKGAKQTDQSLENLGHIAHCSKCLNRQIFKGISPLIPFKCPECGEVWNVGGPLWCGEIQNPDFLSNMLELVPHLNLNTENKVLKLLERCFDESLAPPTFYDLHVICRKLKTSALPLKFIMDSVEKKGHHVSRTHFNPNGVKTDAPLQLIEEIILKENKNE